From the Solanum pennellii chromosome 4, SPENNV200 genome, one window contains:
- the LOC107015670 gene encoding F-box protein GID2: MKRQFEAGETDWANFTGGDHVKKMKKEMLELEEERKLPMKRQFEANCAAKVSGDLKKMKQVIESPDADTEAVLLNENLLYEVLKHVDGRTLATAACVSKQWNQTALDERLWELICTRHSCNQQQQLRAVVLALGGFRRLYSLYLWPLSKPSPSPPPSASSSNPPASAWPCLPPAPTRPLKYAAANTRWGKDEVNLSLSLLSIRYYEKMNFKANK, from the coding sequence ATGAAGCGGCAATTCGAAGCCGGAGAAACCGATTGGGCCAATTTCACCGGCGGCGATCatgtgaagaagatgaagaaggagatgttagagttggaggaagagaggAAGTTACCGATGAAGAGGCAATTTGAAGCTAACTGTGCAGCTAAAGTCTCCGGCGATTTGAAAAAGATGAAGCAGGTTATAGAGTCGCCGGATGCGGATACGGAGGCGGTGTTGTTGAATGAGAATCTACTGTACGAAGTACTGAAACACGTTGACGGGCGCACGTTAGCTACGGCGGCGTGCGTTAGCAAACAGTGGAATCAAACGGCGTTAGATGAGCGGCTATGGGAGCTGATCTGCACAAGACACAGCTGTAACCAACAGCAACAGCTCCGAGCCGTCGTCCTCGCTCTCGGCGGCTTCCGGCGTCTCTACTCACTCTACCTCTGGCCACTCTCAAAGCCGTCGCCGTCGCCGCCTCCATCGGCGTCTTCTTCGAATCCACCGGCTTCCGCCTGGCCTTGCCTTCCTCCGGCGCCTACTCGGCCGTTGAAATACGCAGCTGCAAACACCCGATGGGGAAAAGACGAAGTTAATCTCTCGCTATCGCTGCTATCAATTCGGTATTACGAGAAGATGAATTTCAAAGCtaataaataa
- the LOC107018067 gene encoding cytochrome P450 81E8-like — MENQYYYYLTIFFVLIFYKYFFNPRRNNLPPSPLAFPIIGHLYLLKNKPLLTLTSLSAKYGPVLYLRYGSMPVLIVSSPSTVEECFTKNDIIFANRSRTMAGDQLTFNYTAYFWAPYGQLWRSLRRLTVMELLSSNSLQKTSNIRDEEVVNFTRSLFKFCNGRSRNVDLTNWICTFSFNLVNKIVAGTHLVSEEDAGMEKGIAMIERLKGIFFVDIPVLNMCDFLPFLRWIGYKGMEKKMSLVHNQRNEFLDNLLEEFRQEKVNVGNRVKQNTLIETLLSLQESEPEFYTEDVIKSIMLVIFVTGTDTTSTTIQWAMRLVLAHPEALHKLRAEIDIQVGNTRLLNESDLTKLPYLHSVINETLRLYPTVPLLLPHYSTEDCTVGGYHVPKHTILLVNAWAIQRDPEVWKDPNEFKPERFEAIEGGKEGVNYKFIPFGMGRRSCPGAGMATRAISLALGSLIQCFDWQSVGKENLALSYNSRIKIQKNKSLEAICSPRSNFVQLLSQL, encoded by the exons ATGGAGAACCAATATTACTACTATCTTACAatcttttttgttcttattttttacaaatatttcttCAATCCTAGAAGAAATAATTTACCACCTAGTCCACTTGCATTTCCAATTATAGGCCATCTTTACCTTTTGAAAAACAAACCATTGTTGACACTTACTTCATTATCAGCAAAATATGGTCCTGTTTTGTATCTTAGGTATGGCTCTATGCCTGTACTTATTGTCTCGTCACCGTCAACTGTCGAAGAATGTTTCACCAAAAACGATATCATTTTTGCAAATCGATCACGTACCATGGCAG GAGACCAGTTGACATTCAACTATACGGCCTATTTTTGGGCTCCTTATGGACAATTATGGAGGAGTCTTAGAAGGTTGACTGTTATGGAGCTTTTATCATCAAACAGCTTACAAAAAACATCCAATATCCGGGATGAAGAAGTTGTTAACTTTACGCgttcattattcaaattttgtaatGGTAGAAGCAGAAATGTGGATTTGACAAACTGGATTTGTACTTTTAGTTTCAACCTTGTGAACAAAATTGTCGCGGGGACACATTTAGTGAGTGAGGAAGATGCTGGGATGGAGAAGGGGATAGCGATGATCGAAAGACTAAAAGGGATTTTTTTCGTAGATATACCAGTTTTGAATATGTGTGACTTCTTGCCATTTTTGAGGTGGATTGGTTATAAGGGGATggaaaagaaaatgagtttaGTGCATAATCAGAGAAATGAATTCTTGGATAATTTGCTAGAGGAATTTAGACAGGAGAAAGTTAATGTTGGAAACAGGGTGAAACAGAATACATTGATTGAAACTTTGTTGTCTCTTCAAGAATCTGAGCCTGAATTTTACACAGAAGATGTAATCAAAAGTATTATGCTG GTCATATTTGTTACTGGAACAGATACCACATCAACAACCATCCAATGGGCGATGCGACTTGTTTTAGCTCATCCTGAGGCATTGCATAAGCTGAGGGCTGAGATTGATATCCAAGTAGGGAACACGCGTTTGCTAAACGAATCTGATCTCACTAAGCTTCCTTATTTGCATAGTGTTATCAACGAGACGCTAAGATTATACCCTACAGTGCCACTTCTATTGCCTCACTACTCAACAGAAGATTGTACTGTTGGTGGCTACCATGTACCAAAACATACAATCCTATTAGTTAACGCTTGGGCCATTCAAAGAGATCCCGAAGTATGGAAAGATCCTAACGAGTTCAAACCAGAGAGGTTTGAGGCAATAGAAGGAGGAAAAGAAGGAGTTAACTATAAATTTATACCATTTGGAATGGGGAGAAGATCATGTCCTGGAGCTGGTATGGCCACGCGCGCTATTTCATTGGCGCTTGGTTCACTTATTCAGTGCTTTGATTGGCAAAGTGTGGGAAAGGAAAACTTGGCGTTAAGCTACAATTCAAGAATcaaaattcagaaaaataaGTCCTTGGAGGCTATTTGCTCTCCGCGATCCAACTTCGTGCAACTTCTCTCCCAGCTTTGA
- the LOC107018069 gene encoding MFP1 attachment factor 1 has translation MAEIDSAQSQETVTQETQNKPMTTSFSIWPPTQRTRDAVINRLIESLSTPSILSKRYGTLPQDEASETARLIEEEAFAAAGSTATDADDGIEILQVYSKEISKRMIDTVKSRSAPVAASEGESKPSELPADASEPSSASGLTGEVSSVETEP, from the coding sequence ATGGCGGAAATCGATTCAGCTCAGTCCCAAGAGACCGTCACTCAGGAGACTCAGAACAAACCAATGACCACTTCCTTCAGCATTTGGCCACCAACTCAGCGCACTCGTGACGCGGTCATCAACCGCCTCATCGAGTCCCTGTCAACACCTTCCATTCTCTCAAAACGTTATGGAACTCTCCCGCAAGACGAGGCATCTGAAACTGCAAGGTTGATTGAGGAGGAGGCATTTGCTGCTGCTGGATCCACCGCTACCGATGCCGATGACGGCATTGAGATACTTCAGGTTTACTCAAAGGAGATTAGCAAGCGCATGATTGACACTGTTAAGTCCAGATCTGCTCCTGTTGCTGCTTCGGAGGGTGAAAGTAAGCCGTCGGAATTACCGGCTGATGCTTCGGAGCCTTCCTCTGCTTCTGGTCTCACTGGAGAGGTCTCATCCGTTGAAACCGAGCCTTGA
- the LOC107018068 gene encoding cytochrome P450 81E8-like: MEIGFILPTILLIFSIFFFLKLQNARRKNLPPSPPFLPIIGHLHLLKSPIHQTFKSLSSKYGPIMYLYFGTSQVIIVSSASIAEQCFTKNDIIFANRPKSLASKHLGYNHTTIGFSPYGDHWRNLRRISNIQIFSTFTLNSSSSIRTEEVQFVVKNLIQEYKGGITQKVKLKILFEKLVYDVLTKMVAGKRWAESSTDDLFGPTMIMNICDYIPILKWIGFQGLEKNLVELKIRRDEFLQGLIDECRKSRADNKTIIHTLLSLQRGQPECYTDDIIKGVIMVMFTAGTHTSAVTMEWAMSLLLNHPEVMKKARLEIDNLIGETRPLEEPDILKLPYLRCIINETLRLFPAGPLLVPHFSTQECTIEGYHIPKSTILFVNIWEIQRDGKIWEDANEFKPERFVGGIEGCKFIPFGMGRRACPGSGLAMRLIGLVLGLFIQCFEWERIGEELVSLDESCGLMLSKLEPLEALYRPRESMVALFSQL; encoded by the exons ATGGAGATTGGATTCATATTACCAACTATACTCTTGattttctccatatttttttttctaaaattgcaAAATGCAAGAAGGAAAAATCTTCCTCCAAGTCCACCATTTTTACCAATTATTGGACATCTCCATCTCCTCAAATCTCCAATTCACCAAACCTTCAAATCACTTTCTAGCAAATATGGTCCAATTATGTACCTATATTTTGGTACATCTCAAGTGATAATCGTCTCCTCTGCCTCAATCGCGGAGCAATGCTTCACGAAAAATGACATTATTTTCGCGAATAGACCAAAATCTCTAGCTAGTAAACACCTTGGCTATAACCACACAACAATTGGATTCTCACCTTATGGTGACCATTGGCGTAATCTTCGCCGAATTtctaatattcaaatattttccaCTTTTACCCTCAACAGCTCCTCTTCCATCCGCACGGAAGAAGTCCAATTCGTTGTTAAAAATTTAATCCAAGAGTACAAAGGAGGAATTACTCAAAAAGTGAAACTGAAAATTCTATTTGAGAAATTAGTTTACGATGTGTTAACGAAAATGGTTGCAGGTAAACGTTGGGCCGAGTCATCGACTGATGACTTGTTCGGCCCAACTATGATTATGAACATTTGTGATTATATTCCAATACTTAAATGGATTGGATTTCAAGGACTGGAGAAGAATTTGGTGGAGTTGAAGATAAGAAGAGATGAATTTCTTCAGGGCCTAATCGATGAATGTCGAAAGAGCAGAGCTGATAACAAAACAATAATTCATACGTTGTTGTCTTTGCAGAGAGGCCAGCCAGAATGTTACACAGATGATATTATTAAGGGTGTCATCATG GTAATGTTTACTGCTGGAACACATACATCAGCTGTAACAATGGAATGGGCAATGTCACTGTTACTAAACCATCCAGAGGTAATGAAAAAGGCTAGACTCGAAATCGACAACCTCATCGGAGAAACACGTCCATTAGAGGAACCAGACATCCTTAAATTACCATATTTGCGTTGCATAATCAATGAAACATTAAGGTTATTTCCTGCTGGACCACTTTTAGTCCCACATTTTTCAACACAAGAATGTACAATTGAAGGTTACCATATTCCTAAAAGTACAATATTGTTTGTAAATATTTGGGAGATTCAAAGAGATGGTAAAATTTGGGAAGATGCAAATGAGTTTAAGCCAGAGAGATTTGTAGGGGGGATTGAAGGATGTAAATTTATACCATTTGGTATGGGTAGAAGGGCTTGTCCTGGTTCTGGACTTGCTATGAGGTTAATTGGTTTAGTTTTGGGCTTATTTATTCAATGTTTTGAGTGGGAAAGAATTGGGGAAGAATTGGTGAGTTTAGATGAAAGTTGTGGGCTTATGTTAAGTAAACTTGAGCCTTTAGAGGCATTGTATAGGCCTAGAGAGTCTATGGTTGCACTCTTTTCTCAACTTTGA